Proteins from a genomic interval of Pseudodesulfovibrio nedwellii:
- the sat gene encoding sulfate adenylyltransferase, protein MSNLVAPHGGKGLVCCLLEGAELEAEIKKAEGLKTLEISDRAKGDLIMMGIGGFSPLNGFMTQADWKGVCKDFLMADGTFWPIPITLDTNDEDVAVGDEVALKAADGTVYATMKVEEKFAMSEEDKKWECELVYKGEGEESADDVFWKIAMEDHPGVQMVMAQGKFNLAGPVKVLSEGDYAARFPGVYLTPAQIRAEMEKRGWSNVAALQLRNPMHRSHEFLAKIAVEVCDGVVIHSLIGNLKPGDIPGDVRIECIQILIDNYFVPENVINAGYPLDMRYAGPREGLIHATFRQNYGINNMLIGRDHAGVGDFYGLFEAQDIFKKIPYQDGCTAEPGKALLCKNMNIDWTFYCYKCDGMASMRTCPHTKEDRVILSGTKLRKALSEGAEVVDHFGRDEVLVRLREYYASLTEKVEVKMQKAASGADM, encoded by the coding sequence ATGTCCAACCTCGTAGCACCTCACGGTGGAAAAGGTCTCGTCTGCTGCCTGCTCGAAGGCGCTGAGCTCGAAGCTGAAATCAAAAAGGCTGAAGGCCTGAAGACTCTGGAAATTTCTGATCGCGCCAAAGGCGACCTGATCATGATGGGTATCGGTGGCTTCTCTCCGCTGAACGGCTTCATGACCCAGGCTGACTGGAAAGGCGTCTGCAAAGACTTCCTGATGGCTGATGGCACCTTCTGGCCCATCCCCATCACTCTGGACACCAATGACGAAGACGTCGCAGTTGGTGATGAAGTCGCTCTGAAAGCTGCTGATGGCACCGTTTACGCCACCATGAAGGTCGAAGAAAAATTCGCGATGTCCGAAGAAGACAAGAAGTGGGAATGCGAACTCGTCTACAAGGGCGAGGGCGAAGAGTCCGCTGATGACGTTTTCTGGAAGATCGCCATGGAAGATCATCCGGGCGTTCAGATGGTTATGGCTCAGGGCAAGTTCAACTTGGCCGGCCCCGTCAAAGTCCTGTCCGAAGGCGACTACGCTGCTCGTTTCCCCGGCGTTTACCTGACTCCTGCTCAGATCCGCGCTGAAATGGAAAAACGTGGCTGGTCCAACGTTGCCGCTCTGCAGCTGCGTAACCCCATGCACCGTTCCCACGAATTCCTCGCCAAGATCGCTGTTGAAGTCTGTGATGGCGTCGTGATTCACTCCTTGATCGGTAACTTGAAGCCGGGCGATATTCCCGGAGATGTCCGCATCGAGTGCATCCAGATCCTCATCGACAACTACTTCGTTCCCGAGAACGTCATCAATGCCGGTTACCCCCTGGACATGCGTTATGCTGGTCCCCGTGAAGGTCTCATCCACGCTACCTTCCGTCAGAACTACGGCATCAACAACATGCTCATCGGTCGTGACCACGCTGGCGTCGGCGACTTCTACGGTCTGTTCGAAGCTCAGGATATCTTCAAGAAGATCCCTTACCAAGATGGTTGCACCGCCGAGCCCGGAAAGGCCCTGCTTTGCAAGAACATGAACATCGACTGGACCTTCTACTGCTACAAGTGCGACGGCATGGCTTCCATGCGTACGTGCCCCCATACCAAAGAAGACCGCGTCATCCTGTCCGGTACCAAGCTGCGTAAAGCCCTGTCCGAAGGCGCTGAAGTTGTCGACCACTTTGGTCGTGACGAAGTGCTCGTTCGCCTGCGCGAATACTACGCCAGCCTGACCGAAAAGGTTGAAGTCAAGATGCAGAAAGCAGCATCCGGCGCAGACATGTAG
- a CDS encoding glycine zipper domain-containing protein, producing MRNILIVTLLICFLVAGVGCANKAQQGATVGGLAGATIGALTFNDKLLGAAVGAGVGVLMGYIVGNEWDKSDEKQVQHTLEKGRSGQAQTWTNPDTGASYSATPAPPYMSEEKVYRDVVIKDAKDGQEIMAKAWRDDKGVWHLKQ from the coding sequence ATGCGAAATATTTTGATTGTGACATTGCTGATTTGTTTTCTAGTGGCCGGAGTCGGTTGTGCTAACAAAGCACAGCAAGGGGCCACGGTGGGAGGTCTGGCCGGTGCGACCATCGGCGCGTTGACCTTCAATGATAAGTTGCTCGGTGCGGCAGTCGGCGCTGGCGTGGGTGTTTTGATGGGCTATATAGTAGGTAATGAGTGGGACAAAAGCGACGAAAAACAGGTGCAGCATACGCTTGAAAAAGGTCGTTCCGGTCAGGCTCAGACATGGACCAATCCTGATACGGGTGCAAGTTATTCCGCGACACCTGCGCCGCCTTATATGTCGGAAGAAAAGGTGTATCGTGACGTAGTTATCAAAGATGCCAAGGATGGTCAGGAAATTATGGCCAAGGCTTGGCGTGATGACAAGGGCGTGTGGCATCTCAAGCAGTAA